In the genome of Longimicrobium terrae, the window TGCTTTTGTTGTTCTCTGCGTCTCTGCTGCTCTGCGTGATCCCGATCTTCTTCTCTCATGCTCTTCCTCCGTGACCTCCGTGCCGACTCCGTGTCCTCCGTGTGAAACGGCAGTTCTCATCGCCAGAGCGCGCGCCAGAACACGCCCGCGGGTGGCGGAACGGTTGTCGCATGGTAGATTGGCCGTGTTCGCGGGGCGGCGGAAACGGGCGCCCCGCACGCGCGGGGACGATGGTCTGTCCGCGGAACCGAAACCCTGAGGGAGGTGGAGGAGATGCCGTTTACACTGCCGGAGCTGCCGTACGCGCACAGCGCGCTTGAGCCTCACATCGACGCCAAGACGATGGAGATTCACCACGGCAAGCACCACAAGACGTACGTCGACAATCTGAACGCGGCGCTCGAAAAGCACCCCGAGTTCCAGGCCGGCGACGACATCGAGGCGCTCATGCGCCGCATCGACGAAGTTCCCGACGACATCCGGGGCGTGGTGCGCAACAACGGCGGCGGGCACGCCAACCACAGCCTGTTCTGGCAGGTGATGGGCCCCAACGGTGGCGGCCAGCCCACCGGCCGCGTGGGCGAAGAAATCACCCGCGTGTTCGGATCGTTCGACGCGTTCAAGGAAAAGATGGTCAACGCCGGCAAGGGCCGCTTCGGCAGCGGCTGGGCGTGGCTGGTGGTGGATGGACAGGGCGGCCTGGCGGTGACGGACACCGCCAACCAGGACAGCCCGCTGATGACCGGCCAGACGCCGCTGCTGGGCATCGACGTGTGGGAGCACGCCTACTACCTGAACTACCAGAACCGCCGTCCGGACTACCTGACGGAGTGGTTCAACACGGTGAACTGGGACTTCGTGAACCAGCGGCTCGCGTCCGCCGGCCAGCAGTCCTGATCCATCGGATCGCTTGATCCACCGCCCCCGTCCGCCACCGCGCGGACGGGGGCGGTTTTCGTTGTCGGCGGATGGCGGATGACGCGGATGAGCCGGGAAAATCACCCGCGGAGGCCGACCATCCTGGTGAGGAGAACGCCACGGTTCAGACTACGACATCAAAGCAACAGGTTGGATGATGAGAGTACCGGTCATTATTTCGTTGAGCATTGCGGCCTTTTCCGCTTGCGATTCCGGCGAGCCGGTGTATGAGGCACGCGCCACGGAACAGGCCCCGACCTCATACGTGTTGTTGCAGGCGGAGAAGATGAGCTTGGTCCAGAACACGTACAACGTCGCGTACGATATTTGTGATCATGATCGATCCGGCATCTACAAACAGGCCGGAAGCCGCGATCTGCACGAAGCCGCAGAGTGGTTCTCTCAGGGCTCCAAGGAAGGAGAGCATCGCGCAGCTTCCTACCGCGGCTGCATGGACGGGCTGCTCCGAAAGGAGAAGAAGTTCTGACCCAGATTCTCCGAGTCCCAGAGCAGGGCGGTCCGCGCCTCTGCCCGCCGACGTGAGGATCGCGCGATCATTTCTATCGACCGATAGCGGGTTGTTTGCCCGGGAACGGCGGTGCGGGCTAGATTCGGGCACGCCGGGCGCCCGCGGGGGTATGCCCGGCCTGAGTTGCCTACATTGATCGAAAGCCGCCGGCGCCGCGCCGGCTCGTTCCGGATTGCTGCTGATGGCACGTCTGTTCCGCACCAGGGAAGAGGGAAAGAAGTCGCTCTGGGACCGTATCGTCGACGTCGCGCTGACGGACGTCTCGGTGCTGGTGAAGGGGCTGGATGAAGGCTCGCTGGAAGGGCTGGAAGAACAGCTGATCGGCGCCGACTTCGGCGTGCCCGCCACGCTGCGGCTCACGGGCGTGGTGGAAACGCTGGCCGAGCGCGGCGTGGCCCGCTCGCAGCGCGACTTTCTGCGCGCGGTGCGCGAGGAGATCGTCGCCATCCTCAGCGCCGGCCGCTCGGACACGGCGCTGCGCTTCAACTACGAGGGCGGGCCCACGGTCTTCCTCATCGTCGGCGTCAACGGCGTGGGGAAGACGACGACCATCGCCAAGCTGGCGCACCGGCTGACGCGCCAGGGCCGCAGGGTGATGATCGCCGCGGGCGACACCTTTCGCGCCGGGGCCATCGAACAGCTGCGGCGCTGGGCGGAGCGCGTGGGGTGCGAGTTCGTGGGCAGCGAGCCGGGCCGCGACCCCGCCGCCGTCGCCTTCGACGCGCTGGAGCAGGCGCGCGAAAAGAACGTCGACGTCGTGATCGTGGACACGGCCGGGCGCCTGCACACGCAGGGCGACCTGATGAAGGAACTGGAAAAGGTGCACCGCGTGCTGGGCAAGAAGCTGGACGGCGCGCCGCACGAGACGCTCGCCGTGCTGGATTCCACCACGGGGCAGAACGCCATGGCGCAGATCCGCAGCTTCGGCCAGCTGGTGCCGCTTACGGGGATCGTGCTCACCAAGATGGACGGCACCGCCAAGGGCGGCATCGTGGTGGCGCTCAAGGAAGAGTTCGACCTCCCCGTAAAGTTCATCGGCGTGGGCGAAAAGATGACGGACCTGGTGCCGTTCGAGATCGAGCAGTTCGCCGAAGAGGTGATGGAAGCCTGAGGTCCCGCTTCAGGTTGATGATGGACAAGGCGCCGCCCGGATTGGTCCGGGCGGCGCCTCTCGTTCATCGCACCTCACGTGGATGCGTCTGTGGCCTGACGTCATCTCCTGTCGGTTCGCAGCGAATCCATGCCTCCGCCAGCGTCGCGATCGATCCGATCGGGACTATTGTTTTGCGCCGTCTTTCCGCATAGGATATGGACAGCCCCGTGTCCCTCCCGGCAGACCGTCTCCCCTTCCGGTTTTCATGCGATCCATCTTGAGTCATCCCGTATTCCGAATGCTCGTACCCGTCTGCCTGTGCGCCATGCCCGCCGCGGCACAGCAGGAGGAAAGGATCGGCAACGTGGACGTGTACCTGGAGGCAGGTGCATCGCCCGCGAGGGACATCAGCCACGCCCTCCTCAAGCCCGATGCGTTCGGGCGCGCTGGCACCCTGGCGTGGGCCTGCGGCGGAGATCCCGCCGGCCTCGCGGCGGGACTTCACCTCGCGGGGGATTCCAGCAAGACGCCGCCGCGCGTGGTGTGGCGCTTCGACGCGGGCGCGCCGGACACGACGGTGCTGGAGACGCGGGACGGCGTCGATGTCGCGCTCGTCGGCGCGGACAAGGCCGGCCGGATCATCCTGCGCGCACGCGCGGCGGAGCGGCTGGCCGTGCAGGTGCTTGCCGATCTGCCCGGGCGCCCCGCCGCCGGGTACACGTACACCCTGGCCGGCCTGGACTCGGCGCTCAACCGCATGGGGTGCACGGGAAAGGCGATGCCGAGCGCCCGGAACGCGGGCCTCAGGACAATGGACCGCCTGATGGAGGCAGGGGACACCGTTGCCGCGGGGGCGCCCCCGCTGGGCGTGGAAGTTTTCCCCTCCCTGCGCACGAGGGCGGACTTTGTCAGGCAACTGGAGCGCAACTACCCGCCGCTCCTGCGCGACGCCGGGGTCTCGGGCGAGGTATGGATGCGGTTCAGGGTTCTGGAGAACGGTAGGGTGGACACCACGGACGTGCACGTGGTCCGGGCCAGCCATGACGAGTTCGTGATCCCGGCGTTGCGTTCGCTGCAGGCCCTCACCTTTTACCCCGCACGGATAAACAGCCGCCCAGTCAAGGTATGGATCGAACTCCCCGTCCAGTTCGCCGTGGACAACTCGCCTGCCTATCCGACCAACTGGCAGGATCTGACGCAGTATATCCGCCGCAACTATCCGCGCGAACTGCGGCGTGAGGGGGCGCGGGGGGTAGTCACGCTGCGGTATCGCGTGCTGCCGGACGGGCAGGTGGACGCGGCCAGCATCCAGGTGGTGAGCTCCGCCGACCCGCGGCTCAACGACATCGCCATCCAGGGGGTGCAGGTGCTGCGCTATAGGCCGCGCGCCGTGGAGGGACCGGAGGGGAGCGACTGGGTGTCGATGCCCATCCTGTTCCCCCCTCCGTGATCGTCCGTACTGATTCGAGGAATTGGGGCCGGGCGTGACGTACCGGCGCGCGCCGCGCAGTTCGTGGGGAGTGACGGTGTTGCCGCGGCGACGGAAAAGGAGCGGGAGCCGGCACCCGTGAGGGCGCCGGCTCCCGGTGACCGGCGGTGATCAGCCGTTGTTCTCGCCGGCGTCTTCCAGATCCAGCGTGCACACCTGGCGCGTGCAGTAGCAGGTGATGGACACCTCGGCCGCGTCCAAGGTGCCGCGCCCGGCGATGGGCAGCTCCGTCTGGAAGCTCTCGATCCGCAGGTCATCCACCTTCATGCTCAGCTTCTTCATTGGAACTCCTCGGGTTGTGATGGTGGACGCGCGTCGTTGAACGCGCGGCCTGAACAACTTCTATCGTCAGGAAATGATAGCCTCCAATCACGCATCCGCAACCCCGGGCGACGCGCGGGGGCGCAGACGATGGTTCCGCGCGTCCCCTCCTCCGCCGTCACTCTGCAGGGATCAGGTACGCACCGTGTGCGCGTGACGTCGAGCACTCCTTGCGGTGTAATCCGGGAACTTTCGTCGATCCAGCATTTCGCCACAAGAAACTTGCGTTTGACGACAGTAAGGCAATATTCCGAAAACCCTTCCGGCGGTCTCATGCCGCTGGATCGAACCCATCCCGGACAGAATGGAACCCCATGAACAAGCTGAAGCTGACGCTGGAAGACCTGTCGGTGGAATCGTTCGGCACCACCGAGCTGAACGACGCGGATTCCGGAACGGTGCGGGGCTTCGAGAGCGATTCCACCTGCGAGGAGCGGATCTGCACCTGTGCCGAGGAAACGGAGTGGGACGTGAGCTGCGGAACGTGCGGCATTGAGAACACGTGCCAGAACACCTGTCCCACGCACTTCTTCTGCCCCACCCGCTACCCGTATCCGGGCTGCTGATCCACCGCGTCCAGAACGACGGCGCCTCCCGGGAACGCTCATCCCGGGAGGCGCTGTCCGTTGCGGCACTCGCGCGCATTCCCTCATCCGAATACATTCCGAAGCTCCCGGGAAGGGTTCCCGGCGCACTCACGCACCCAGCACTCACGCACTCCAGAGTGCCGACGTACACCGAGCTGGACCGGCCCGCGCAGTTCCTCAAGAACGTGGGTCCCAAGCGGGCGGATCTCCTGGCGAAGCTGGGGCTGCTGACCGCGCGGGACGTGCTTTACCACGTCCCGCACCGGTACGAGGACGCCTCCACCGTCACGCCCATCTCCGCGCTGGAGCCGGGGATGGACGCCACCATCATCGGCCGCGTGGTGAGCAAGGGCGTGCTCCCCACCCGCCGCGGGCTGCGCATTTTTCAGGCGGTGGTGCGCGACGGCGGCGGGCTGATCGAGTGCTCGTGGCCGGGGCAGCCGTTTCTGGACCGGCAGATCGCGCGCGGCGACCTGCTGCTGCTGCGCGGCACCTGCCGCTTCTACCACGGCCGCCAGTTTCAGCCGCGCGAGTACACCACGCTGGCGCGCGAAGGCGAGGAATCCACCGAGGAAAGCGGGACCATCTTTCCCGTCTATCCCGCCACGGAAGGGCTTACGCACCGGCAGGTGCGCACGCTGATCGCCGAAAACCTGGACGGCCTGCTGCGCCAGGCGCGCGACGACGACCGCCTGCCCCGCGACGTGCGCGAGCGTGCAGGCGTCGTCCCGCTGGCCGAGGCGCTGGAGGCCATGCACCGCCCCACCACGCTGGCGGACGCGGAGCGCGGAAGACAGCGGCTGGCGTTCGAGGAGCTCTTCTTCCTCCAGCTTCTGCACGCGCAGGCCCACCACCGCGCGGCCGCGGAGCGCCCCGGCATCGCGTTTCCGCGCCGCGACACGCTGGTGAAGCCGTTTCACAAATCCCTGCCCTTTGCCCTGACCGGCGCGCAGAAGCGCGTGCTCAAGGAGATCGGTACGGACATGGCCAGCCCGCGGCGCATGAACCGGCTGCTGCAGGGCGACGTGGGATCGGGCAAGACAGTCGTCTCCCTTTTCGCCATGCTGCGCGCGCTGGAGAACGGCTATCAGGCCGCGCTCATGGTGCCCACCGAAATCCTGGCCGAGCAGCACTCGCGCACCCTCATCAAACTGCTGGGCGACCTTCCGGTGAGCGTGGGCCTGCTGACCGGCCGATTGAAGACCAAGCAGTGGGAAGAGGTCACTTACCGCATGGCGGCGGGCGACGTGGACATCGCCGTGGGGACGCACGCGCTCATCCAGGACGGCGTAGCGTTCCACAAGCTGGGGCTGGTGGTCGTCGACGAGCAGCACCGGTTCGGCGTCAAGCAGCGGCAGGCGATTCAGGAGCGCGGCGACAACAGCGACACCTTGGTGATGAGCGCCACGCCCATCCCCCGCTCGCTCGCGCTGACGCTTTATGGCGACCTGGACATCTCGGTGCTGGACGAGCGGCCGCCCGGCCGCCAGCCCATCAAGACGGCGCTGCGCAACGAGTCCGCGCGCCCCAAGGTGCTCAAGTTCGTCGCGGAGCAGGTGGCGCTCGGCCGGCAGGCGTACATCGTCTACCCGCTGGTGGAGGAGTCGGAAAAGGTCGATCTGAAAGCGGCGACGGTGGAGTTCGAGCAGCTCAAGGAGGTGTTTCCCGAGCTGCGGCTGGCGATCATCCACGGGCAGATGCCGGGGGAAGAAAAGGATCGTGTGATGCGATCGTTTTCCGCCGGGGAGATCGACATCCTGGTGTCGACGACGGTGATCGAGGTGGGGATCGACGTGCCGAACGCCACGGTGATGGTTATCGAGCACGCGGAGCGGTTCGGGCTGTCGCAGCTGCACCAGCTTCGCGGGCGCGTAGGGCGCGGCTCGGAGGAAAGCTTCTGCATTCTGCTGCACAGCGGCGGCGAGGCGGCGCAGCGGCTGAAGATCTTTGCGTCCACGGAGGACGGGTTCGCGATCGCGGAGGCGGACCTGCGGCTGCGCGGCGCGGGCGACCTGTTCGGCGCGCGGCAGTCGGGGCTGCCGGCGTTCCGCTTCGCCGATCTGGAAAAGGACATTCAGCTTCTGTCCGCCGCGCGGGGGGAGGCGCGCGCCATCGTGGACCGCGATCCGGAACTGGCCAGCCACCCCGAACTGCGCGACGCGCTGGAATCCCGCTACGGGGACCGTGCCCGCATGTTCCACGTGGGTTGAGGCGAATGGGGCGGATTATCGACGTCGAGAGTTGGATCGACTAAATCGGGTTGATGCGGAAAGGTTGGCTCGGCGGACGGCTGGGAGGCCCCTCCCCCGGCCCCCATAGGCGTCAACTTTATTTTGCAAAGCCTATCTGCGACGGCTAATTCGACCAGATTTCGCCAGCTTTGCGCCACCGTGATTGTAAAAATACGGGGCTAAGAGGGCTCGATATGGCTTAAGTTCGCGCCTATGCCCCCGGCCCCTCCCCGTGCAAACTGCCGCCCGGAGAGGGGAGAAGGGCAACGACTTTAGGCTTCGGATGGTGCCGCGCGGTCGGAGAGGCCCGCTCTCCCCGGCCCTCTCCCCCGCTCCGCGGGAGAAAGGGAGACCTCAGTGCGAGGAGTTGGTTCGGCTCGGGCTGGCCGGTTTGGATCTGCACCGAGCCGGGAGAACGGCGGATCCGTGCACTCCGGATGGCTTGGCGCGGCCGCGGGCACCCCTCTCCCCCCGGCCCCCTCTCCCGCAAGCGGGAGAGGGGGAGACCTCAATGTCGGGGCGTACTGCGGCTTGTCCTTACCGATCCCACGCAGTTGAAGCCCCGAACCGGACGCGCCAGCGGCCGGTGTCGGGGCTTTGCGCTGTTGGAGCGGCGGATTCATTCGCTCAACACAATTTGGCGGCCGGAAGGGTTCCGGTTCAACAAAAGACCGGTGGGATTCGTATGTTCGAGGCGTGGTTTCAAACCGCCGGGCGGCCGCCGCGGACGCAAACGACGGCTTTGCGCGGCATGAGAAAAGACGGAGGCCACGGAGAATGTTCTCCGTGGCCTCCGTCTGTCTGCGTCATCGGTGGAGATGCGTCGATCAGCCGTCCTGGCCGTCGCTGCCGCGCTTGCTGTGCTCGTCGCGCGGATGGCCGTGGCCCTGGTTCATGGAGACGCCGGTAGAATCGGTGTCGTGATCGGTGCCGCTGGTAGCCGGATGCGCGTGGTGGCTGTCGGGTTCGGTGCCCGCGGGGGTGTTGCCCGTGGTGCGGCCGCCCGGCTCCTGGTACGTCGTCTTCAGCTTGGTCATGCGGTTCCTCCCACTCGGTGGCCAATGCGCCCGCGGCTGCGGGCGAGTCTGCACAGGTCGCAAGTATCGGTCCGTAAACAAGATGCAGACGATGGCGGAAGAGGTGTCTGGCAGCTCCGGAACAGATTGCGACGGCGGGTTAACG includes:
- a CDS encoding superoxide dismutase; amino-acid sequence: MPFTLPELPYAHSALEPHIDAKTMEIHHGKHHKTYVDNLNAALEKHPEFQAGDDIEALMRRIDEVPDDIRGVVRNNGGGHANHSLFWQVMGPNGGGQPTGRVGEEITRVFGSFDAFKEKMVNAGKGRFGSGWAWLVVDGQGGLAVTDTANQDSPLMTGQTPLLGIDVWEHAYYLNYQNRRPDYLTEWFNTVNWDFVNQRLASAGQQS
- the ftsY gene encoding signal recognition particle-docking protein FtsY, translating into MARLFRTREEGKKSLWDRIVDVALTDVSVLVKGLDEGSLEGLEEQLIGADFGVPATLRLTGVVETLAERGVARSQRDFLRAVREEIVAILSAGRSDTALRFNYEGGPTVFLIVGVNGVGKTTTIAKLAHRLTRQGRRVMIAAGDTFRAGAIEQLRRWAERVGCEFVGSEPGRDPAAVAFDALEQAREKNVDVVIVDTAGRLHTQGDLMKELEKVHRVLGKKLDGAPHETLAVLDSTTGQNAMAQIRSFGQLVPLTGIVLTKMDGTAKGGIVVALKEEFDLPVKFIGVGEKMTDLVPFEIEQFAEEVMEA
- a CDS encoding TonB family protein, whose protein sequence is MLVPVCLCAMPAAAQQEERIGNVDVYLEAGASPARDISHALLKPDAFGRAGTLAWACGGDPAGLAAGLHLAGDSSKTPPRVVWRFDAGAPDTTVLETRDGVDVALVGADKAGRIILRARAAERLAVQVLADLPGRPAAGYTYTLAGLDSALNRMGCTGKAMPSARNAGLRTMDRLMEAGDTVAAGAPPLGVEVFPSLRTRADFVRQLERNYPPLLRDAGVSGEVWMRFRVLENGRVDTTDVHVVRASHDEFVIPALRSLQALTFYPARINSRPVKVWIELPVQFAVDNSPAYPTNWQDLTQYIRRNYPRELRREGARGVVTLRYRVLPDGQVDAASIQVVSSADPRLNDIAIQGVQVLRYRPRAVEGPEGSDWVSMPILFPPP
- a CDS encoding pinensin family lanthipeptide, which translates into the protein MNKLKLTLEDLSVESFGTTELNDADSGTVRGFESDSTCEERICTCAEETEWDVSCGTCGIENTCQNTCPTHFFCPTRYPYPGC
- the recG gene encoding ATP-dependent DNA helicase RecG, giving the protein MPTYTELDRPAQFLKNVGPKRADLLAKLGLLTARDVLYHVPHRYEDASTVTPISALEPGMDATIIGRVVSKGVLPTRRGLRIFQAVVRDGGGLIECSWPGQPFLDRQIARGDLLLLRGTCRFYHGRQFQPREYTTLAREGEESTEESGTIFPVYPATEGLTHRQVRTLIAENLDGLLRQARDDDRLPRDVRERAGVVPLAEALEAMHRPTTLADAERGRQRLAFEELFFLQLLHAQAHHRAAAERPGIAFPRRDTLVKPFHKSLPFALTGAQKRVLKEIGTDMASPRRMNRLLQGDVGSGKTVVSLFAMLRALENGYQAALMVPTEILAEQHSRTLIKLLGDLPVSVGLLTGRLKTKQWEEVTYRMAAGDVDIAVGTHALIQDGVAFHKLGLVVVDEQHRFGVKQRQAIQERGDNSDTLVMSATPIPRSLALTLYGDLDISVLDERPPGRQPIKTALRNESARPKVLKFVAEQVALGRQAYIVYPLVEESEKVDLKAATVEFEQLKEVFPELRLAIIHGQMPGEEKDRVMRSFSAGEIDILVSTTVIEVGIDVPNATVMVIEHAERFGLSQLHQLRGRVGRGSEESFCILLHSGGEAAQRLKIFASTEDGFAIAEADLRLRGAGDLFGARQSGLPAFRFADLEKDIQLLSAARGEARAIVDRDPELASHPELRDALESRYGDRARMFHVG